The window GGCGAGCTGCGTCGCCGTGGATCGAATCCTGTCGAGGAAATGTTGTTGCACCCAGTTGCGATGAAAAGCACTCGGCGCCTCGACGGTCAGCCCGTCGCCAACGGCCGCGGACGAACGCAGGCACGCGATCCACGCCGTGAACTCCGGCAGCGGCAACGACGATCGCAGTTCCGCCAACGTCTGGTTCCACAGGGATTCCATCACCCCGATGCCTCCCTCGCCTACTCACCCTCGCGCGCCTCCCCCTCTCTCCGCCCCGCCCCATGCGCCGCCCATTCCAACGTCACATCCGACACTGTCCACAGCTGGGGATATTTCCCGCCGCCGTGCGCGCTCAAGGAGTTGCGCGCACCGATCAGAGTCTCGTGCACAAGACCCGGCAACCGTCGACTCCGCGTCCTCACTCCAGAGGCGGCCGCGACGATCACTATTGGAAAACATCGATACTATTCTGTTACGAAATAGTCTCGGTAAGTTCGGACCCCGAGCGTGATACTCTCGAGGACTCTCAAAGGCAAGCAAAAAACTGACGCACGTGAAAATTCCGCGCGACGTCGCCGTCAAGCTCGCGGCGCGGCGCTTGCTTGACATTGAATCCGCACTTCACGTATCCGGGGGCCGTTCGCGCAACCCATACAGGAGGTGGCTGATGAAAGTCGGACTGCGTTTCACGGTGGCGTGCGGAGTACTCGTCGCGTTCGCGGCCGGGTGCACGTGCATGCAGAAGCCGTGGGGTTACGGAGCCCTCGGAGGCGGCGTGGTCGGCGCGGTTGGTGGCGGCATCGCGACGGGTGCGGCCAGCAACAACACCGGCGCCTTCGACATCGGGAATGACAACGAAGACAAAGCGCTCGCCGTCGCGACCGGCGCCGTCGGCGGCGCCCTGCTCGGAGCGCTCATCGGCCACTGTCTCTGGGACCAGAGTGCCGCAGCTCCGCCACCGCCACCTCCGCCGGCGCCGGCCGCGGCTCCGGTGGTGCAGAAGAAGATCGTGCTGCGGGGCGTGAACTTCGACTTCGACAAGTCGAACATCCGGGCCGACGCCGCGCCGATCCTCCGAGAGGCTGCAGCGATCCTCAAGGAGAACGCCAACGTCAAAGTGTCGGTCGAGGGGCATACCGACGCCAAGGGCACGGACGACTACAATCTGAAGCTGTCAATGCGTCGGGCGTCAGCCGTAAAGGCCTTCTTGGTGAAGGAAGGCG is drawn from Deltaproteobacteria bacterium and contains these coding sequences:
- a CDS encoding OmpA family protein, which encodes MKIPRDVAVKLAARRLLDIESALHVSGGRSRNPYRRWLMKVGLRFTVACGVLVAFAAGCTCMQKPWGYGALGGGVVGAVGGGIATGAASNNTGAFDIGNDNEDKALAVATGAVGGALLGALIGHCLWDQSAAAPPPPPPPAPAAAPVVQKKIVLRGVNFDFDKSNIRADAAPILREAAAILKENANVKVSVEGHTDAKGTDDYNLKLSMRRASAVKAFLVKEGVAESRLSTRGLGESQPVASNDTEDGRAQNRRVELKVQE